The following nucleotide sequence is from Nothobranchius furzeri strain GRZ-AD chromosome 6, NfurGRZ-RIMD1, whole genome shotgun sequence.
CATCTGCTTGTTAATATTTGCATGTGAATAGAGTAGTGATATATCTTATTATGTTTATGAGGGATTTAAGTAAATATGTTGTTTCTGAAGCATTTCTAAAAtgatcaaaacatgttttttattattcttttttagACCACGACGACATGGCTCCACCCTAAACCAAATGTCCAAACTTATTCTCTGGCAGAGGACACCCAGGTTCACCATGGTTTGCTGCACGGATACTCCAGTGTGATCTCTAGTTCTGTGAGACTTCTGATAAAGTTTGATACTGTCCCCAACATGGCTGCAGGACCAGATGCACCCTGCCTGTCTGAGCTCAGTGGGCTTCCCCATCGGAACCTCAGCCTCATTTCTGGAACCCGTCCCTGTAATCGCAGCACCTCCCGACCCTCCCACTATTCTCCCCAAGCCACTGCAGCCTTTGCCATAGCCATCACCTTCATGATGCTCCTGACCATTGTGGGTAACATCCTGGTGATTATTGCGGTCCTTACGTCCCGATCCCTGAAAGGTGCCCAAAACCTTTTCCTGGTCTCGCTGGCTGCAGCTGATATTTTAGTCGCCACGCTCATCATTCCCTTCTCCTTGGCAAATGAGCTGCAGGGCTACTGGGCGTTCAGCTCCATTTGGTGTGAAATTTATCTGGCACTGGACGTTCTCTTCTGCACATCCTCCATCGTGCACTTGTGTGCAATAGCTCTAGACCGATACCTGTCGATTTCTCGACCTGTGTCTTATGGTACAAAACGCACGCCCATACGCATTAAAGTGGCTATCATCAtagtctggctgatttctgctgtCATCTCGTTCCCTCCTCTTCTCACCCTGGACAAGAGCGATGGCGGTGAAGAGAAGTGTGAACTGAACAGTGAGCGTTGGTATATTCTCTACTCCACTATTGGGTCATTCTTTGCCCCCTGTGTGATAATGATcctggtttacatgaggatttacCAGATTGCTAAGCAGCACACTCGACACCCACCTGGACAGAAGTGCAACTCAGTAGAAGGAGCTGGTGTGGCAATAAGTGAGCCTACGGTAAAGCCATCTGATCAGGTACAGAGAAAGGACAACCTAGAAGGCCCTGCTGTCACAACATCCCCATCTGATTCCACACAGTCATCTATTAAAAAGCCAGCCAAAGAGACCACAGAGCACCACCCTCCTCAACCCCCACCTCCAGTCCCACCATGTGATGGTCAAGAGCTCCCAGCTGTTTCCCACACTGACTCCCTAAAACATCCCAACTCAGGATTGGAAACACAGCCTGACAACACCTCCAGCGCTGGCTCTGAAGCTGAACTGGGCACTGATGAGGATGGTCCCCAGACAGAGGGCAGCCAGAAAAATGGACACAAGTCTGAAGACCAACACTTGGAAACATctgaaaacagtaaaaacaaaatTCCAGTTCTGAATCAGGCCTGCAGATACAAAAACACAATGACTACAACATCTGGGACCAAACTGGCACCTGAGGACATTTCTAAGACTCAGGGGACACCTGTTTCCCGCCGTAAGGCTATGGCAAACAGGGAGAAGAGGTTCACCTTTGTCCTGGCTGTTGTGATGGGCGTGTTTGTCATCTGCtggttcccatttttcttttctTACTCTCTTAAGGCCGTGTGCCCAAAGACCTGCAGCATCCCTGAGCCCATATTTACATTCTTCTTCTGGATCGGCTACTGCAACTCCTGTCTGAACCCGGTCATATACACTATCTTCAACCAGGACTTTAGAAGGGCCTTCAAGAGAATACTTTACAGGGACTCAAAGGGTACGTTCTTCTAGATAGGAGGCTGGCACTGCGTGCAGATGACAAAGCCTTTATCAgaactgatttccttcttttaacACTGCTTGTACTTGATGGAGATTGATTTTTGTGCTGCATGGACATAAACACGTGTACATTAAAATGGAAATTGCAACCCTGTTTATTTTTTCAATGTCAGCTGCTTCAAAGCATGCGCTGACAGAGGGGGAGATGCCACAGTCAAGAGACTGAATCAATTCATCTTATTTAACAGTGTAGTGTATTTGTGAATTTTGTGTTTTGACAAAACCCAGACCCTTGTGTAAGGGTCTTGGTGACAGGGATCAAATAAGTGTCCTTTATCAGAGATCAAACGGACACTgggagaacaaaaaaaaaataataataattgaggATGAACGTCTTCATCCTCTACAGCTTACTATCTTTTTTCTCTCACGTCTTCCCAGAAATAGTTCATAGAGATGACAACCAGTCTTTAATGGAACAAAAAACTAGAGCATGGCTGCTTAGATCCAGGGTCTGCATGAAAAGAGCACATGATCATGTGGGGTCCAAAATGATGGAAGCTGAGTTGTAAATGTTTTACTCAGTTCCTTTTATCTTTTGCCCTTCAGTATAGTTTCTTCCTCAGGGGAGGCAGGGGAAGTTTTGTGCCTCAACGCGTCTGACCAGAGCTTTAGCCGTACGGTCATCAGCTCCTGTCGTGGTGGCAGCCcctgttagggatgctgtcaagctgaagaaacagtcctatcgggtctttttggcctgtgggacttcagaggcagctgatgggtaccggcagttcAAGTGgaatgtggctcgggtggtcatggaggcaaaaacctgggtgtgggaggagtttggtgagacttcAAGCTTCAAGGTGATTCTGGTCCTCCATCTggcatctcaggaggggaaagcagtgtgctaccaacagtgTTTATAGTGTGACGGTGTGCTAATGACCTCGACTTGGGACGTAGTGGATTGGTGAGCAGAGTACTTAGACAACCTCCGCAATCCCACTGAGACATCTTCCAGCGAGGAAgaggagtctggggactttgggtttgtTCTCCAATCTCCAGAGCTGAGGTCACAGAGGTGGTCAAAAGCTCCCAGGCTCGGAAATGTCTCGTGGACATTGGTGgttgttccactggactggcagaccaaggTGGTGTTTACCCTATTTAAAGGCCGCCGGATgtgctccaactacagggggatctgaTTACTGAGCCTCCCcaataaggtctattcaggggatcTGGAGAGGAGGGCCCAACAGATTGTCAaatctcagattcaggaggaacaatgtggttttcgtcctggctgtggaacactgggccagctctatacccttaggaggatcTTGGAGGGTGTATCGGAGTTCgctcaaccagtctacatgtgttttgtggatttggagaaggtgtttgaccgcatccctcggggggtcatttgggggtactttgggagtatggggtaccaggccctctgataggagctgttgggtccctgtatgaccagtgtcagagcttggtccgctttgccggcagtaagtctggcTCGTTCTCAGTGAGAGTTGGTTtccccaaggctgccctttgtcacccatTCTGTTCTTTTatcgacaggatttctaggcgcagccaaggtgataTGGGGTTCCATTTTAGTGGTGCCTTTTGTGGTgaattttgcagatgatgtggttctgttggcttaACCAGAACGTGatatccagctttcgctggagcagttcacagctgagtgtgaagcacctgggatgagaatcagcttctctaaatttagaccacggtcttgagtcgaaaaagggtagaatgacttctccaggtcaggaatgagTTCCTGCCTGGGTCGCCGGGCTCTTccatagagacagggtgagaagcttggtcatctgggagaggctcaaagtagctttgctgctgctccacatggagaggagccagttgaggtggctcgggcatctggtaaggatgcctccctggacacctccctggtgaggttttccaggcatgtccaactgggaggagacctaaaggaagatccaggacatgctggagagactatgtttcATAGCTGGTCAGGGAACCGCTTAGGAttgccccagaggagctggcccaagtggccggggagagggaagtctgggcctccctgcttatgcagctgcccctgcgacccaatcCCAGACAAAAGGAGGGaaatgatagatagattgatGTTGAGTAAGAATCTTCATGTGCTTCAGTTTCTAATGAAGGTGTATTTTCAGACTCCTTCaaactgagaggcgctatagaaatgatattttcttcttcttcaactctGATTTATCAATTAAGTATACCAAACTCCTTGATTTTAGGgtattaccgtattttctggcctagaagtcgcaccagccatgaaatgtataatgaagaagaaaaaaaacataagtcacactggactattagtcgcattttggggggaaattttattatttttcttacaaaatctgagaccaagcatttcacattgcaagacaagtaccgataacaataacagaataaacaacagcTGTTGCATCAGTGGTGtgcgcagcaccccgccacaggctgcaacaggtgatggcagtgtttgaaaccctcccagcaggaCAGGGGAGTTCATTCCTGCGTCGGAGCCGGccagcagcagcgcggtatagcctacaaaatttggtatataagtcgctttggtatttaagtcgcaggaccagccagactatgaaaaaaagtgcgatttaTAATCTGGAAAATATGGTAATTGTTAATCACTTGTATGGGTTAGGGTTAAAGTTACGATTAGTAGGGTCGGGGCTTTGGGGGTCAATGGCCACCATTTAGAACTGAtacagaaatgattaaaaagaaaatgttttattttcactaATTACTGCTTTCTCATCTGAGAATGTTCAATATTTTAAGACATTTTATCCGAACCAAAGGACAGTCGGCTTCACTGATTTATGGGCTGCATCTTAGGAACATTACAAGGAGTGAGTCTGTAGCTTTCTGGTGCCAAAGCAGTAAAGGAGTGAACTCAGTACCAACCTCAAAGAAGAACAGAATCCCTGATGAAGATGCTCCTTCTCACTTTGGGCTCATCTGACTGTGGATGTGTGAACGATCTGTTTCCAACTGCATgctttttaaagatgcatttcataTATTTTGGagaccagcagaagctgatgtctACATAGATTAAATAAAATTGATGTTTCGACCAGCTTTTGTAAAGTACTGCTCAAACATTAGTTATTGTAATCATGCTCATCATTTCAATAATGAACTGAGAGTAAAAAGGATGTTTTTTCTGCCTGATAAGCTTTGTGGTTGACATAGTGTGTACAATATTGTGTTGACTGACCTGTGTTTAAACTAAAGTCTAAACTAAATCAAGGATAGAATTTAACTTTTAATTTCTAAATTTTCtacaagaaaacacatttaaaccaTGTCACTGTGACAATGTTGGTGCATGTTGAATGTTTTTTTCATCAtttgctgtaaaaataaaatacaacttATGATAAATGGGTCACAGAATTTGGCCAATCAAATGTACGCGCTTCAAaggaagtttttattttattcatacaTTTAATGTACTTAATTTTTTTCAAAAGATGGctctatttatatataaatataaaaaaaaatccacttcAATAATTGTTAATTATTGTAAACATGTTGTTATGTAAATTTTAAGGAGGTGGATATCATTGGTCTACCATTAATATTGGCCTAAATCtacattaaaatgtaatattggaaAGTACCCGTATCTGGCCTTTAAATGACCCAACTTTTACATGCCATACACATAAATATACACTGCTCAAAAAATAAAGGGTACACAAAAATAAGATGTCCTAgatctgaatgaatgaaatattCTTATTGAAGGCTTTGTTCTTTATAGTTGAATGTGCTGACAACAGAATCACACAAAAATATCAGTGGAAATCAAATTGATCAACCCGTTGAGGTCTGGATTTGGAGTTACACTCAAAATGAAAGTGTAAAAATACACTACAGTCGGATCCCACTGTGATGCAATGTCCTCTAAACAAGTCAGAATGAGGCTCAGACGTATGTGTGGCCTCCACATTCCTGTCTGACCTCCCCACAACATCTGGGCATGCTCCTGATGAGGTGGTGGAGGGTCCTCCCAGACCTGGACTGAAGCATCCACCATCTCCCGGACAGTCTGCAGTGCAATGTGGCTTTGGTGGATGGAGCGAGACATGGTGTCACACTAACAGTGATTTCTGCAATAACTATTAAGTTATTTATGTTAAGCAGCTCCATGATCATCGCAgaaaatatttaactataaataataataaaataaagaataaatgaaaTCAGTACTAAAGAAGTAATTGATAATCAAGTCAGGTGAATAACAACCAGGGGTGGAGCCAGGGCCTCCAGGCAGGTTATTTGTTTGCTCGATTGAAATCACGATTGTAATAATTGTGATCTGTGTGCcaaattaacaaaaaaaaaaaaaaaaaaagtatacaaATTTCAGGCTGGGATGTAAGTCATGAGCTTTGAAACAAGGAAAAACAAGGTTACTTACACGCACAACTGAAAACAGTAATCTCCTCATGGGGGCCAGGTTCAGCCTCAGAGAGAGTGAGGAGTTCGGAGCTCCAGGAAGGGTCGCTGTTTCTCCTGGCAGGTGTCAGTTAAGGTGTAGTCATGATGCCTCATCGTAGAAAGGAGTTTTAGACATGGCCTGCTGGTAGGACACCCTGGCCAACCCAGCACCCAAACAGAAGGACTTACCCAGGCAGACCTGGAATGCCTGGATGAACTGGTGAGGATGGCTGAGGAGGAAAGTCGGTGTCTTACTGGTAGAGATGCTGCCCCGTGACCCGGGCCTGGACCCGACCCGGGTGAGCAGAAGAAGAACAAGTTAATTTGTAGATTTCATGTAATATGTGTTTATGGttttcagaatttttaatttgATGTTCTGTCTCCCACCATTAAAGTAGATATTATCATAAAATTTGAGACGGTTCATTTCTGTAACTGAGCACACTTTTAAAATCAGCAGGGGACCAAGCAATTATTTCCCCTGCTGTAGTCATGATTAGTCAGTGTCTTATATGAGAAGAACGTCTGGAGCGTCCTCTGGTGCCTTACACATCATTTATTATGAGGAAACTAAACTAACAGATTCCTATAATTAGGTCAAGACAAGTACAACATGGACCGTCCACATAGAAATACAAGTTTTGGTTCTCTAAACAACAAGCAAGAGATCATTTTTGTGTCATTTTAGTAGACCTTTAGGTATCAGATGTTTGTGTATGatcttctttctcttcttttgCATGATTTAATTTATTGTTACCCAACATAGGGACCAATAAAAAGCATTACTGAAGCTTAAATATCAGGACTGATTTGTTTCAGACAAAAATAGGTCAGATCGACTGCGAGTAAATCAGACTATAAGTGGCTTCTGTCTGAACGTTTTACTGCAATTTGCCTTGTTTGCTGCATGTGCAGAGAGTAGAAACAGCACAATGACACAGTTACGCAAGCATCTTGCCACCTGTGCAAAATAAGGTAAACATGCCACGTGTAACGTCATTGTGATAGATGATAATTAACATGTATGGTGTGGTGTAACATCTGTGACCTCTGCAGCAGATCCAGATGAAAACACGATTTTTACTGTAGAAATCCATGAATTATTCGTCAGAAATGAAAGGTGTGAGAGCCTGCCGATGCTATAATTTGCTGTAATTAGGACAGCTTATGTATCACAGCCTAATGAGGACGTTTAGTCTCAACAGGCTGGGAGAAGCTTTTAATAACTTTTAAAATAAATCACATTTAAAAAGCTGTGTTTGATCATCACAGTGGTTGGGAGCTGCTCCCACATGCACACATTAATCAGTCCATATGAGCAGATTTATGGAGAATACTCATATACAGCCTTGCAGCTGTTTATTTCTGGAGACTTGACTTAAAACGTGAAAAGCTGGCAGAATTTAGCAATctttcatggattttatcaatatgtttatcaataacccatttcctatagtgaagagagaaggagacgatGAGAAGACAAGTCAAACTGTTATAACTGTGGtataatgcacgaggcaaaatgccctgaACATCTGTAcacagactttatttatagagaaatgggagtgagagagattgtgtgtgtgtgtgtgtgtgtgtgtgtgtgtgtgtgtgtgtgtgtgtgtgtgtgtgtgtgtgtgtgtgtgtgtgtgtgtgtgtgtgtgtatgagttctGAATTAGtgggcatgcagagaggcatagagcaatacatttactttcagttgattgagtcaatgatcaagaattaataaacattaaatttccataacattccctcctgtttatccgaataggataaccaaacaaagggAAGCAACAAAAAAGAAACAGAATCAAAttgggggtgtgggggggggggggtgtgggggggtaAAATAATAAGGAATTGTATCCGCTTCCATAACTTGTCACCATTATCTGTGAAAGCTACATCAAGCACGACTTCAGGAATAGGGAACGGGTAAACCCAGGAAAGGTGATCATCTCAGTAGTCATATGGACCAAAAATGAGACaaatgataagcatcaaaacaagaaaaataataagtaaagtaaTAAGCACTATGATCAGATATGAAAGGTTCACGATGAAGtgagaacacagcatgaggtgctgcaaTCATGTCTATCGCAAATTGTAATCTTAATCCTGATAACGCtgtccaaagaatcattccatacaaagtataatacaaaaatcagcaaaataataagaacaaaGAAGTTAATAAACATgataaggcaaacacaactgacaatgATATCTTACAGCAGTTCAGAGATAGAAAATggaatcagctaaatcaacacaattatcACCTCAGGAAAAGCTATTTCATATATATTgaaatgaatttactgtgatgcacaattctacaattttatggcagttcctgtaaggagattgggaagggttagcaaaatCATATAATGCACAGAAACCATCAGGTGAATTTAGTTTAAACTTCAAGTTGCAGACGAATCTTCCTGTGAATGATGCAGCTTTaactatggcagagctgaggcaaaccaggcgttcttcatcaaagggcttgtccgtggactgagagtcccagttggagaataggtttgaaagtcagagtcctcttccgATGGTCAGGATGGGTTCAGTCTTGCGTTGATGAgtaccttgaagtccaggtctgGAGCGTAATAACGTAGTTCGGAACATGAAGTgcaaagttcaacttctcaataggaagacttcAGGGTCCTTCTATGGCATGTCGAGgcggttgtccaattgtcagggagctgatctagCCCCTGAAAAGTCTTTCACGTCCTTGACTGTGGAGCCAGTCTggagatttgggtgcaggtgcttgaagtagttatccttttccagcgtctcttcttggctgtgtccagggagtcttcagccgaggtggatgcaggttacgTTGTCCTGTAGGTGCGCGAtcagggaggagccccaatctGTCGTTTCAGTTCCAGTACCCCTTCAAATGCTGCCGTCTCAGTTGTTCCACCAGGTGCTGAGAGGCagcccaagtgcagggccatgagtgTGACCACCAATATCAATAACATAGTGAACccagcaagcttgaagcagatcttTATCTTATCTTTATCTTCACCGGGTTAGAGAGATGGCACCCTAGTGGTGGCCCATCCCTTTGTAGCTGGACTTTGTTGCCACACTAAAGCGGTTGGTTGGtaagcttgcagtgggatagattaatccaagatggcctctcagcaatcttcacagcagtgggagtaatgaggagtacttcgaatggacctctggctgccccatctgtttcgcttcagcaccttcatcagaacccaatgTCCTGGTTTCACGACTtgtggcgaaaaagcacaagaaaattctgggagatcactgttgattttgaattgttttcagcaacaatccttatcatctaatatttaaggtaattccatccaggcagtgtaataatgtgagaaaatcgttatcagccttccctcctctagaggcatgaggcaactcagggctcactagaaaaaaacaaaaacaaaaagggtCCGATACCGGCAAGCATTGCGCCAACCCGATGTTAAAGTTGGACCTCAAACAACATGTGAAAAACACCCATCCCAAGGAACTTGCAAATACTAACTCacatcagcagggggcagagtcgtgcagcacagtgtgcataaaacaaaacaaagagacaatgagcagacaagtcaaacagttataactgtggcatgatgcacgaggcaaaatgccccgaacatctgttcacagagtttatttatagagagatgggagtgagagagagagattgtgtgtgtgtgtgggaaatcatgaatgtgcgtgtgtgtgtgtgtgaatgagttctGAATTAGTGGGCATACTGAGTTATAGAGCAAGACATTTATTCAattgattgagtcaatgatcaagaattagtaaacataaaatttccataacagcgaATTTAACTGGGAATATCATAAACACCAGTAACAAAGCGGCAAAGTGCCAGAGCATGGGGTGGGTGTGAAGAACCCATTATTAGAGTCTATGCTAAAGTTTCAGGGGATGTGAAAGTTTGAGCAGCCTTTGGTAATTTTTATGAATTTTCACGTATAAATCCttggttgttatgataaaaaaATTCTGTTAAATACTGtagataggagacacacacatttgAGGAGTGAAACAATTTACAGGATTTACATAAAGTGTGCAATAGTTGTTTAAACAGAAtaaggcaggtgcataaatttgggctcCACAAAAAAGAAATTAACTCAAAATTTTgcagatcctccttttgcagaaataacagcctctaaacacttcctatagcttccagtgagtctggattctggctgaaggtattctggaccattctttacaaaacatctctaggtcattcaggtctgatggcttct
It contains:
- the LOC107394790 gene encoding alpha-2B adrenergic receptor; its protein translation is MAAGPDAPCLSELSGLPHRNLSLISGTRPCNRSTSRPSHYSPQATAAFAIAITFMMLLTIVGNILVIIAVLTSRSLKGAQNLFLVSLAAADILVATLIIPFSLANELQGYWAFSSIWCEIYLALDVLFCTSSIVHLCAIALDRYLSISRPVSYGTKRTPIRIKVAIIIVWLISAVISFPPLLTLDKSDGGEEKCELNSERWYILYSTIGSFFAPCVIMILVYMRIYQIAKQHTRHPPGQKCNSVEGAGVAISEPTVKPSDQVQRKDNLEGPAVTTSPSDSTQSSIKKPAKETTEHHPPQPPPPVPPCDGQELPAVSHTDSLKHPNSGLETQPDNTSSAGSEAELGTDEDGPQTEGSQKNGHKSEDQHLETSENSKNKIPVLNQACRYKNTMTTTSGTKLAPEDISKTQGTPVSRRKAMANREKRFTFVLAVVMGVFVICWFPFFFSYSLKAVCPKTCSIPEPIFTFFFWIGYCNSCLNPVIYTIFNQDFRRAFKRILYRDSKGTFF